In Chromatiales bacterium, the sequence ACGATGTAGCCCATGAACAGAAACAGCGGCACCGCCGTGAGCACGTCGTTCGACATGACCGAGTAGGTCTGGTTGACGAACAGATCGAATATCCGGTTGTTGAACAGACCGTCTATCCACAACTCGCTCTGTGTCCACTGGTCGGCGCCGGCATCCACTGCGCGATCGTAGGCCCGCCACATGCGGTCCGCGTCGAAATACGCGTAATAACCGAACATGATGCCCATTGCCATGAGTGTGAAGGCGACGGGAAAACCGAGCAGGATGATGAACAGAAAGATGCCCAGCATGACGAGCGCAATTACCGGGTCGGACATCTCTCAGCGCTCCAGTTGGTCTTTGTATTCTTCGCGAAGGTCGGCGCCGTCCTCACGCGCCGTACCGGTCGCGAAGTGCCCCGGCTCGGCGTTCTGCTGACGCGCCAGCTGGACCTCGGTTTCCTCGATGTCCTCGGCGGCCAGCACCCATTCACCAGTACGCATGCAGATGATGCAGCGGAACACCTGCGCGATGCCCTGGATCAGCAGCAGCACGCCGGCGGCGACGATGACCGCCTTGAACTGGAAGATGGGAATGCCCGCCGGACTGTTCACGCTGACCTCAAGATAACGCCATGATCGCTCGGTGTACTTCCAGCCCGAGATGATCAGCGCCAGCACGCCGGGAAAGAAAAACAGGAAATACAGGATCAGCTCGACACGCGCCTGCGTGCGCGGCTTCCACAGTCGATAGACGAAATCGCCGCGCACATGACCACCGCGCGACAGCGTGTAGGCACCGCCCATCATGAACAGCGTGCCGTAGGTGATGTACGACAGATCGAACGCCCAACTCGTCGGTGCGTTGAACCCGTAGCGGACCAGCACCTCCCAGCCCACGCCGACGGCCATCACGAGAATCAGCCATGCGAACGCCTTGCCGAACCAGGCCGACAGGCGATCCGCAAACGCGATATAGCCAAGCAACGCCTCTACTCCGATTTTCTATGGAATCTCTGATCAATCCATCCCTAAATTGCCAGAGCAGCACGTCCATGGGCCGCGGGAAACTCAGGAATTTTCAGAGTTTCCCTAAATGCCTCGGCCCGGACTCGCGACGACTTCACAGCGGAATTCGCCGCGGCCGGGCCGGCCGATCCGGATGTCAGATCAAAGCTTCAGCTTTCCGGGGAAGTAATGGTCATACGCAAGCGCATAGTCCGGCGCGTTCATGATTTCATAGAACACGACCCGTTCGACCCAGGCGCGCTGGCTGTCGAGCACCTTCTTGATGAAGGCGTCCTTCTCCAGCTCCGGAATCAGCTGATCCCAGGCCTTGAGCTGGGCGTCGAGAATCTCCTTGGAGGTACGCTCGACGTTGACACCGTTGTCTTTCTGCAGCTTTTGCAGGTCAGCCGAGTAGTTGTCCATCGCGCTGGCGGTGTTGGACGTGCTCGCGGCCTCGACGCCATATTGCAGAATGGCCTTGAGATCGTCGTCCAAGCCGTCGAAGAAGTCCTTGTTGAACAGGAACTCGAACGATTCGCTGGCCTGGTGGTACGAAGACAGGTAGTAGTACTTCGCTACGTCCTGCGCACCGAACCGCATGTCGGAAGACGGGTTGTTGAACTCGAACGCGTCGATGACGCCACGCTCCATCGCCGGCACGATCTCGCCACCGGGCAGCTGTGCAACGCTCATGCCGAGCTTCTGCATCAGGTCGGCCGCAAGCCCGACGGTGCGGTACTTGAAGCCCTGCAGTTCGGCGGCCTTCGTAACCGGCTTCTTGAACCAGCCGAACGGCTGCGCGAACATCGGGAAGCCATAGAAGCCATAGACGTTCAGGCCCATGATGTCCTGGGTCAGCTCGCGGTAGAGTTCCTTGCCGCCACCGGCGTAGAACCACGACAGCATGGTCGTGGCGCTTCCGCCGAACACCGGACCGGTGCCAAACAGTGACGCGGCCTTGTGCTTGCCGTACCAGTACACCGGCACCGTGTGCGCGGCGTCCAGCACACCGTCGTTGACCGCATCCAGCACCTGGAAGGCCTTCACGACCGCGCCCGAGGGCAGCAGATCGATCTTCAGTCGCCCACCGGACATGCGTTCCACGCGCGAGGTGTACTCACGCGCGAAATCCATCCAGATGTCCGATGCCGGCCACGAGGTCTGCATCTTCACGACCACCGGCTTGGCGGCCCGGACGATCGCCGGGGCGCCGACGGACGCGGCCGCAACGCCCGCCGCGACGGCGGCGCCGCCTTTCAGAAATTTGCGGCGGGACTCGCCTTCCGCGGAGCCGGGGACCTTCTCCGCGGTGTCTTGTTTCAGATCACTCATCACATCCTCCAACGACTTGGTGTTATTGCGGCCGCCGGCGGGCCCGTTGTTTCGCTCATTCGCGCCGGGTGCCGGCGGCGCCTCGGCAGGGGTGGCCGTTCCCTGACGGGCGGCGGTCACTCGGGAAAGTATAGACACCACGTTGCAAAGTGGTGCGCAAGTTTTCCGTCGCGCGCGATCAGGTCACCAGCTCCACGCTGAGGTCCACGGCCGCGCGCAGCGTGTTCGCCACAATGCAGCCACGCTCTGCGATGGTGACCAGTTTCTGGAATTCGGCCGCCGGTTCGCAGGTTCCCGAAACCCGCATGCGGATGGCGAGATAGCGCGGCGGGGCATCATCGGCGAGATCGCCCTCGATCTCCGCGCGGACGCCGCTGAGGGAGATTCCACGGGCAAGCGCCGCGGCCAGCAGGGTGCTCATGAAGCAGCCGCCAAACCCCATCAGCAGCACCTCGCCCCCCATCGGGCCCTTGTTCTGTCCGCCCTTGGCCTCGGGCCGGTCGATTGTAAGCGTGTGCCCGCGCACCTCGGCCCTGGATGCGGAATGGTCGAGCTGGGTGACGGTCGCGCGGATGGTGGGCATGGTCTTTTTTCCTCAGCAGATCTCGTGGGCGGCGAGCAGTTCCAGCGCGCGTGCCATGGCGGAGTGGTCTAGGCCGGACCAGCCCTGGCCGGCGCAGGCGTTGAACAGCTCCTGTGCCGTGGCGGTGTTCGGCAGGCTGAGGCCCAGGGCACGGGCGCCCGAAAGCGCCAGGTTCAGGTCCTTCTGGTGCAGTTCGATGCGAAACCCAGGATTGAAGGTGCGCCGGATCATGCGTTCGCCGTGGACCTCGAGAATCTTCGAGTTCGCGAACCCGCCCATCAGCGCCTCGCGCACGCGCGCCGGATCGACGCCGGCCTTCGAGGCGAACAGCAGCGCCTCGGCGACGGCCTCGATATTCAGCGCGACGATGATCTGGTTGGCAACCTTGCAGGTCTGCCCGGCGCCGCTGTCACCGACTAGGGTAATGTTCTTGCCCATGACCTCGAACAGCGGCCGCGCGCGCTCGAACGCG encodes:
- a CDS encoding TRAP transporter substrate-binding protein, with amino-acid sequence MSDLKQDTAEKVPGSAEGESRRKFLKGGAAVAAGVAAASVGAPAIVRAAKPVVVKMQTSWPASDIWMDFAREYTSRVERMSGGRLKIDLLPSGAVVKAFQVLDAVNDGVLDAAHTVPVYWYGKHKAASLFGTGPVFGGSATTMLSWFYAGGGKELYRELTQDIMGLNVYGFYGFPMFAQPFGWFKKPVTKAAELQGFKYRTVGLAADLMQKLGMSVAQLPGGEIVPAMERGVIDAFEFNNPSSDMRFGAQDVAKYYYLSSYHQASESFEFLFNKDFFDGLDDDLKAILQYGVEAASTSNTASAMDNYSADLQKLQKDNGVNVERTSKEILDAQLKAWDQLIPELEKDAFIKKVLDSQRAWVERVVFYEIMNAPDYALAYDHYFPGKLKL
- a CDS encoding TRAP transporter small permease subunit, with protein sequence MLGYIAFADRLSAWFGKAFAWLILVMAVGVGWEVLVRYGFNAPTSWAFDLSYITYGTLFMMGGAYTLSRGGHVRGDFVYRLWKPRTQARVELILYFLFFFPGVLALIISGWKYTERSWRYLEVSVNSPAGIPIFQFKAVIVAAGVLLLIQGIAQVFRCIICMRTGEWVLAAEDIEETEVQLARQQNAEPGHFATGTAREDGADLREEYKDQLER
- a CDS encoding OsmC family protein, whose product is MPTIRATVTQLDHSASRAEVRGHTLTIDRPEAKGGQNKGPMGGEVLLMGFGGCFMSTLLAAALARGISLSGVRAEIEGDLADDAPPRYLAIRMRVSGTCEPAAEFQKLVTIAERGCIVANTLRAAVDLSVELVT
- a CDS encoding 2-hydroxy-3-oxopropionate reductase, whose translation is MSKIGFIGTGIMGRHMAGHLQAAGHELLLCRHRSALPEELVAGGATVCASRRELAAQAEVVITIVPDTPQVAEVLFGDDGIAPALKPGTLVIDMSSISPIETKDFARRIQSAGCDYLDAPVSGGEVGAKAATLTIMVGGSEAAFERARPLFEVMGKNITLVGDSGAGQTCKVANQIIVALNIEAVAEALLFASKAGVDPARVREALMGGFANSKILEVHGERMIRRTFNPGFRIELHQKDLNLALSGARALGLSLPNTATAQELFNACAGQGWSGLDHSAMARALELLAAHEIC